In Campylobacter massiliensis, the DNA window AGCGATCTTGCGGATTATTTTTTACCGCTTCGGGTGCGTCTAGCTCTAAAATTTCGTGCCTGATGCCGTAAGTACGGGTAAATTCCACCGCCTCTTTTATCTCGCGCCCCGACATATAGGGCGATTTTAGCGTGATAGCTACCGCGCGCCGGCCTAGCGTATCGGCGGCAACGCGCAGCAGTAGCGAGCTATCCACGCCGCCGCTAAACGCTACGGCTAAATTTTCCAGCTTTTTTATATCATTTTTTAGAATTTCTAGTTTCGTCATATTTTTTTAAAGTCTCGTTTCTAACCTCGCGGATCGTCGTTTGAAATCTCTGCGCGGCTTTTTTGCAGTCCTCGAATTCGGGCTTGATTTTTAAAATTTCGGGGTAATTTCGGGCTAAATTTTCGTCCGTTAAATTTTGTTCGGCGTTAAAACCGCAAACTCGGCCGCGCGAAATTTTAAGCCTTATTTTGCCGTATTTAGTCTCTACCTCGCAAAACTCGCGCGCAAGCTCCGTTTTCCTCACGGCGCACTCTCTAACTCCGATCGCCGTCGTATGCGCGAAAATTAGCCCCTTTATCCGCGCGGCGTCCTGCTTGCGGCACAGCGCGTTTAGCTCAAAGCCCGCGCGCCCCTTTTTCATAAAAATAGACCTGCTAAATACGTCCAGCGCGCCGCTATCTCGCAAAATATCGCACGCAAAGGCAAAGCTCTCGGCGTCCATGTCGTCGATATTAGTGGAGATTAAAATCCGCTCGCAAAGCTCGCCATAGCCGATCTGCACGCTCAAATTTGGCTCATCTCTCAAGCCTAAATCCTCGCTCGTTTCGCAAAGTATCACGCGAAGCGCGTTGGCAAAATCTGCGACGTCTTTATCGCCAGCGCCGTAGCCCGTGCTTAAAATTTTAAAATTTCGCGGCGACTCGCGGCGGTCTTGCTCCCTTAAATTTAGCGCGCAGGCCTTTAAAATCGCCGCTCCTGTGGGCGTAGTCATCTCGAAATTCGCTCGCCCTAGGCTTACTTGCGCGCCTTTTAAAATTTCGCAAACCGCAGGCGCCGGTACGGTCAGCCTGCCGTGAGCGCAATGCGCAAAACCGCCGCCAAGCTCGATAGGCGAAGCAAAAATTTGCGGCGCGCCCAAAGCCTCCAAGCAGATAGCCGCGCCCACTACGTCCGCGATGCTGTCTGCGGCGCCCACTTCGTGAAAATGTACTTGCTCTACGCTAGTGCCGTGGATTTTAGCCTCGGCTCGCGCGATAATGCTAAAAATTTCGCTTGCCGTTTTTTTTACGAAAGCGCTTAGGCTAGAGCTCTCGATAAGCTCTAAAATTTGCGCGAAATTTCGCGGATGCGGGCGGTTTTGGGCGGGCTTATCCGCTCTAAATTCGGCGCCGTGAATTTTGCCGTTTAAATTTTGACGCGGGCTAAATTTAGCGCCTAAGAGGGCAAGCGGAATTTGGCCCTGATTTGCCGCGCAAACGACGTCTATTTTGGTTGCGGAGATACCGCATTTTAGCACTTTGCGCTTGCGTAGGTAAAATTCGCTAGCTAAATTTAGCTTAGCAAGCTCGGCGCAAAGATAGCTAAAATCCGCGCCCAAATCCACCAGCGCGCCTAAATTCATATCGCCGCTAATACCGCAGCTAGCATCATAGTATAAAATTTTAGCCATACTTAAACCTTAGGCACAGTCATAGAGCCAAACGGCAAGATGATGATCCCGGCGTCCGCGCCCTTTTGCGCGAGCGCGTCGTCTAGGGCCTTTTGCAAATCATGATACGGTTTTAGGTGTACGGCTCGCATCTCGTCGTCGCTGAGATCGCTCACCGCCCAGGTCTGCGCCCAGAGCGAGATTTCAGCCATTTTAGCGGCCTTGTGGTAGCCGAGCTTAAAGCCCGCGCTAATCTTTTCTAGCACCTTTTTAGGCGTATCCGCGGAAGCCATCAGATCAAAAAACGGCTTTGGTCCGATGCCGGTGCGGCACTTTGCGACCATTATTAAAATTCCGTCCTGCGCGAGCGCTAGTTTGCCGTTATCTAGGGCTTTTTGCGCCTGATAGAGATCGACGTCCATCGGATAGGGCGCAACCGAGATCACGATATCGGCCTTGCACGGGATATTTACGCAAAATACCTCGTCGGCCTTTTTTACGCAGTCGTAAAAGCTGTTGTTTAGATCGCCTGCGCTTGCGTAATACACGCCGTGCTCGCTGTCAAGCACCGTCTGGATCGAAAAAACGTCGATGTGAGCTAGCACTTTCATCGCGTCGATCATATCCTCGTGCACGGGATTGCCCTCTAGTCGCAGAGCTTGCGCGTCGGCGCTAAGAGCGAGCTTGTGGTTTTGCGTGATGCTCTCATACGACGCAGTACCCGGCAAAAATGCCTTTCTGCCGCCCGTGTAGCCCGCGAAATAGTGCGGCTCGACAGAGCCTATGACGATTACCTTTTTGGCTTCTGCTACGATTTTGTTTAGATACATCTGCGTGCCGTTTTTGGACTCGCCTAAAAATACCATCTCGTCGTGCTTGGAGTCGTGATCGTGAACTTCGTTTTTGGCGTTAAGCTCCGCGTAAATTTCTTTACCGAAGATCATCTCGTACTCATCGAGCGTGCCTTCTCTGTGGCAGCCCGTGGCGATGATGAAAATTTTCTTTTTATAGCGTAGCTTTGGGTAAATTTGCTTTAAAACTTTTGCCGTCGGCGTCGGTCTCGTGCCGTCGTTTACGATGATGACGATCTTTTCATCGCCCGCGATAAACTCATCAAAGCTTTTTTGATTTATCGGATTTGCTAGAGCCTTTGCGATTAGCGCCGTTTCGTCAAATTTAGCCACGGGGTTGGGGTTAAAAACTCCCAGTAAATTTTTTTCCGGAACGCTTAGGTCGATGATATCATCTTTGCCGTAGCGAATAGGAATTTGCACGTTTGCTCCTTAAGTATAATTATTAATTTTTTATATTAGGATTATATATAAATTTTTCTTTTAAATGTATTTAAAAAGGGTATTCAATTTTTAAATTTATAGAGCGGATAAAATTTATTATGGTTCTTTGTCAATAGTGGGGGTGTAAAAACACCTCTATCTATTGCAAAGACGTAAATATATCAATTTTCTAAATCTTTCATAGTTTCTTAGTCCATAAGATACTCTTTTTATTACTTTTATTTTGTTGTTATTTCCTTCTACAAACCAATTGTTTATTTTATATTCTACTATATTTATTATCTCTTTTTTCCAACTTGTTATTGCATCTGCTAGTTTTATACTTTGCTTTATATTAAATACTCTCAATTTTTCAATTAATTGCTCTATTCTCCTTCTCATTGTCTTTACTGTCTTGCTCTCAAACATCTTGTAAAATTCTTTTATTATTCTATACATCTTTTTCAATGTCTTATCTACTTTTAATATTTCTTTTAATATTTCTTTTTGTCTTTGACTAAACTGACTTATTGGGCTTTTACTTAGTATTTTCCAATATTTTTTTAACTTCTTATACTTTTCATTGTCTTTGTTAAATAATTCTACTCTTAAATCTCTTAATGCCCATATCCCTTGTCTTATTACATGATATTTATCTGCTACTATTTGGGCCTGAACTATATTACTATTTATTACGCTTCTAAATGGCTTAAACATATCCATTACAACTACTTGTGGTTGTATTTCAAATTCGTTTATTATATTTTTTATTGTTTGTGAATGTCTATTTCTTAATATATCTACTAGTTTACGGTTTTTATCATACATCGCTAGCTGATATTTCTCTTTTTCTATATTTCCTTTAAATT includes these proteins:
- the larC gene encoding nickel pincer cofactor biosynthesis protein LarC — its product is MAKILYYDASCGISGDMNLGALVDLGADFSYLCAELAKLNLASEFYLRKRKVLKCGISATKIDVVCAANQGQIPLALLGAKFSPRQNLNGKIHGAEFRADKPAQNRPHPRNFAQILELIESSSLSAFVKKTASEIFSIIARAEAKIHGTSVEQVHFHEVGAADSIADVVGAAICLEALGAPQIFASPIELGGGFAHCAHGRLTVPAPAVCEILKGAQVSLGRANFEMTTPTGAAILKACALNLREQDRRESPRNFKILSTGYGAGDKDVADFANALRVILCETSEDLGLRDEPNLSVQIGYGELCERILISTNIDDMDAESFAFACDILRDSGALDVFSRSIFMKKGRAGFELNALCRKQDAARIKGLIFAHTTAIGVRECAVRKTELAREFCEVETKYGKIRLKISRGRVCGFNAEQNLTDENLARNYPEILKIKPEFEDCKKAAQRFQTTIREVRNETLKKYDETRNSKK
- a CDS encoding lactate racemase domain-containing protein; amino-acid sequence: MQIPIRYGKDDIIDLSVPEKNLLGVFNPNPVAKFDETALIAKALANPINQKSFDEFIAGDEKIVIIVNDGTRPTPTAKVLKQIYPKLRYKKKIFIIATGCHREGTLDEYEMIFGKEIYAELNAKNEVHDHDSKHDEMVFLGESKNGTQMYLNKIVAEAKKVIVIGSVEPHYFAGYTGGRKAFLPGTASYESITQNHKLALSADAQALRLEGNPVHEDMIDAMKVLAHIDVFSIQTVLDSEHGVYYASAGDLNNSFYDCVKKADEVFCVNIPCKADIVISVAPYPMDVDLYQAQKALDNGKLALAQDGILIMVAKCRTGIGPKPFFDLMASADTPKKVLEKISAGFKLGYHKAAKMAEISLWAQTWAVSDLSDDEMRAVHLKPYHDLQKALDDALAQKGADAGIIILPFGSMTVPKV
- a CDS encoding transposase translates to MALKRQTSPDTSVIYIDEFKGNIEKEKYQLAMYDKNRKLVDILRNRHSQTIKNIINEFEIQPQVVVMDMFKPFRSVINSNIVQAQIVADKYHVIRQGIWALRDLRVELFNKDNEKYKKLKKYWKILSKSPISQFSQRQKEILKEILKVDKTLKKMYRIIKEFYKMFESKTVKTMRRRIEQLIEKLRVFNIKQSIKLADAITSWKKEIINIVEYKINNWFVEGNNNKIKVIKRVSYGLRNYERFRKLIYLRLCNR